The Burkholderia pyrrocinia genome has a segment encoding these proteins:
- a CDS encoding bifunctional riboflavin kinase/FAD synthetase, which yields MKVFRGLPNAESRAPCALTIGNFDGVHRGHQALLARVRAAADARGLPVCVMTFEPHPREFFNPAGAPPRIAMLRDKLEALREHGVDRVVVEHFNHTFASQSPQAFVERTLVNGLHTRWMMVGDDFCYGAKRAGTFDTLKAAGEQYGFEVEQMGTVAGSDGTRISSSGVRASLAAGDLDAAAQALGHGYAISGHVAHGLKLGRDLGFPTLNLPIAHKRPALAGIFVVQVHGLGPAPLPGVASLGLRPTVDDSGRVLLEVHLLDWHGDAYGKLIRVEFLKKLRDEAKFDDLEALSRAIALDVANARAYFIERDRAPGSRATGFATSATDRIS from the coding sequence GTGAAAGTCTTCCGCGGCCTGCCCAACGCCGAGAGCCGCGCCCCGTGCGCGCTGACGATCGGCAACTTCGACGGTGTCCATCGCGGCCACCAGGCCCTGCTCGCGCGCGTGCGCGCGGCAGCGGACGCGCGCGGCCTGCCCGTGTGCGTGATGACTTTCGAACCGCACCCGCGCGAATTCTTCAACCCGGCCGGCGCGCCGCCGCGCATCGCGATGCTGCGCGACAAGCTCGAGGCGCTGCGCGAGCACGGCGTCGACCGCGTGGTCGTCGAGCACTTCAACCACACGTTTGCGAGCCAGTCGCCGCAGGCGTTCGTCGAGCGTACGCTGGTGAACGGCCTGCACACGCGCTGGATGATGGTCGGCGACGATTTCTGCTACGGCGCGAAGCGCGCGGGCACCTTCGACACGCTGAAGGCGGCCGGCGAGCAATACGGCTTCGAAGTCGAGCAGATGGGCACGGTGGCCGGCAGCGACGGCACGCGCATCTCCAGCTCGGGCGTGCGCGCCTCGCTCGCGGCCGGCGATCTCGACGCGGCCGCGCAGGCGCTCGGCCACGGCTATGCGATCAGCGGCCACGTCGCGCACGGGCTGAAGCTCGGCCGCGACCTCGGCTTCCCGACGCTGAACCTGCCGATCGCGCACAAGCGGCCGGCGCTCGCGGGCATCTTCGTCGTGCAGGTGCACGGCCTCGGCCCCGCCCCGCTGCCGGGCGTCGCGAGCCTCGGCCTGCGCCCGACCGTCGACGATTCGGGCCGCGTGCTGCTCGAAGTCCACCTGCTCGACTGGCATGGCGATGCGTACGGCAAGCTCATCCGCGTCGAATTCCTGAAGAAGCTGCGCGACGAAGCGAAATTCGACGATCTCGAGGCGCTGTCGCGCGCGATCGCACTGGACGTCGCGAATGCACGCGCGTACTTCATCGAGCGCGACCGTGCGCCGGGCAGCCGCGCAACGGGCTTCGCGACGTCGGCAACCGACCGAATTAGCTGA
- the purN gene encoding phosphoribosylglycinamide formyltransferase has protein sequence MKKLVILISGRGSNMEAIVRACAQERWPAEVAAVIANRPDAAGLAFAASHGVATAVVDHRSFDGRDSFDAALAAEIDRFAPDLVILAGFMRILTPAFVRRYEGRLLNIHPSLLPSFKGIHTHQQALDAGVALHGASVHFVIPELDSGAIVAQGAVPVRAGDDAVALARRVLTVEHVLYPRAVRWFVEGRLRLENGRAVVAPEEARWIFADQPHTETSEGV, from the coding sequence ATGAAAAAACTCGTGATCCTGATTTCCGGTCGCGGCAGCAACATGGAGGCCATCGTCCGCGCGTGCGCGCAGGAACGCTGGCCGGCCGAGGTCGCTGCCGTGATCGCCAACCGGCCCGATGCGGCCGGCCTGGCTTTTGCCGCGTCGCACGGGGTGGCGACCGCGGTGGTCGACCACCGGTCGTTCGACGGCCGCGACAGCTTCGACGCGGCGCTCGCCGCCGAAATCGACCGCTTTGCCCCCGATCTCGTGATCCTCGCGGGCTTCATGCGCATCCTCACGCCGGCATTCGTCAGACGATACGAAGGCCGGCTGCTGAACATTCACCCGTCGCTGCTGCCGAGCTTCAAGGGCATCCACACGCACCAGCAGGCGCTGGATGCGGGTGTCGCGCTGCATGGCGCGAGCGTGCACTTCGTGATTCCCGAGCTCGACAGCGGTGCGATCGTCGCGCAGGGCGCGGTGCCCGTGCGCGCGGGCGACGACGCGGTCGCGCTCGCGCGGCGCGTGCTGACGGTCGAGCATGTGCTGTATCCGCGCGCGGTGCGCTGGTTCGTCGAGGGGCGCTTGCGCCTCGAGAACGGCCGGGCAGTGGTGGCGCCGGAAGAGGCGCGCTGGATTTTCGCGGATCAACCGCATACCGAAACGAGTGAGGGCGTATGA
- a CDS encoding mechanosensitive ion channel family protein — MENLQSRLLSHRLASVIRDFHQPVMIWQAAILVGALCFAWVAARFVHGRIDARRRAAGRAPGAGADSLKRALFPLFGGVFVGVAQLAFDPFMSTSLLSLALVPLFGIGLIYVLFFFARRVFARDGHTHAWLSIVEKIVSTAVWAAMVLTVLGIQRDVLGWLDSVQFRVANAHLTLLSLISGALWVCVTLMVAMWLGSVLEDRLTRASTLDANLKVVLSRVGRALLVFAAILIGLSLVGIDVTVLGVFGGAVGVGLGFGLQKVASNYVSGFIILLDRSLRLGDAISVGGLQGVVTQIRTRYTVVRGLDGNETLIPNEKLITDVVQNQSSYLTRGYAKVAVQVAYTSDVEHALALLADAAKDVPRVLAEPAPTPYLVSFGADGIDLELGFWIEDSAKGTSGVRSTVNRNIWRLFSEHGISIPFPQREVRVVGLPDGFAGAGAAAGRDPAAGSGAVDGRAPAA; from the coding sequence ATGGAGAATCTGCAGAGCCGCCTGCTCTCGCACCGGCTGGCATCGGTGATTCGCGACTTTCACCAGCCGGTGATGATCTGGCAGGCGGCGATCCTCGTCGGCGCGCTGTGTTTCGCGTGGGTGGCCGCGCGCTTCGTGCACGGCCGGATCGATGCGCGCCGCCGGGCGGCCGGACGCGCGCCCGGCGCGGGCGCGGATAGCCTGAAACGCGCGTTGTTTCCGTTGTTCGGCGGCGTCTTCGTGGGCGTCGCGCAGCTCGCGTTCGACCCGTTCATGTCCACGTCGCTGCTGTCGCTCGCGCTCGTGCCGTTGTTCGGCATCGGGCTGATCTACGTGCTGTTCTTCTTCGCGCGGCGCGTGTTTGCGCGCGACGGCCACACGCATGCGTGGCTGTCGATCGTCGAGAAGATCGTGTCGACCGCCGTGTGGGCCGCGATGGTGCTGACCGTGCTCGGCATCCAGCGCGACGTGCTCGGCTGGCTCGACAGCGTGCAGTTCCGCGTCGCCAATGCGCACCTCACGCTGCTGTCGCTGATCTCCGGCGCGCTGTGGGTCTGCGTGACGCTGATGGTCGCGATGTGGCTCGGCTCGGTGCTCGAGGATCGCCTCACGCGCGCAAGCACGCTCGACGCGAACCTGAAGGTCGTGCTGTCGCGGGTCGGCCGCGCGCTGCTCGTGTTCGCGGCGATCCTGATCGGGCTGTCGCTCGTCGGCATCGACGTGACGGTGCTCGGCGTGTTCGGCGGCGCGGTCGGCGTCGGCCTGGGCTTCGGGCTGCAGAAGGTCGCGAGCAACTACGTGTCGGGCTTCATCATCCTGCTCGACCGGTCGCTGCGGCTCGGCGACGCAATCAGCGTCGGCGGGCTGCAGGGTGTCGTCACGCAGATCCGCACGCGCTACACGGTCGTGCGCGGCCTCGACGGCAACGAGACGCTGATCCCGAACGAGAAGCTGATCACCGACGTCGTGCAGAACCAGTCGTCGTACCTGACGCGCGGTTACGCGAAGGTCGCGGTGCAGGTCGCATATACGAGCGACGTCGAGCACGCGCTGGCGTTGCTCGCGGACGCCGCGAAGGACGTGCCGCGCGTGCTGGCGGAGCCTGCGCCGACCCCGTATCTGGTGAGCTTCGGCGCGGACGGGATCGACCTGGAACTCGGCTTCTGGATCGAGGATTCGGCGAAAGGCACGTCGGGCGTGCGTTCGACCGTGAACCGCAACATCTGGCGGCTGTTCAGCGAGCACGGGATTTCGATTCCGTTTCCGCAGCGCGAAGTGCGCGTCGTCGGGTTGCCGGACGGTTTTGCCGGCGCGGGCGCTGCG
- a CDS encoding RsmB/NOP family class I SAM-dependent RNA methyltransferase, translating into MKLHGFLIGQTETLLAEVLKFAGPADATTSRFFRAHPKLGHAERGVIAEAVFAVLRRKMEFSHLAESGTGTPARRLTLLGLMQTAGRNALRPFLSDTESAWLEHVSKIDPASLPVRVRTNLPDWIHQALSARFDAEELAQLAAALNYPAPLDLRANAQKATRDQVIDALRANGIDAGATPFAPFGVRVVGKPALTRLKLFEEGQIEVQDEGSQLLCSLVAPRRGEMIVDFCAGAGGKTLALGAMMRSTGRLYAFDVSEKRLAKLKPRLARSGLSNVNPVLIDSEHDAKIKRLAGKIDRVLVDAPCSGLGTLRRNPDLKWRQSRTAIDELTPKQASILASAARLVKKGGRLVYATCSVLDAENERIVEQFLADHPEFVLVPAQKVLADQRIELETGDYLSLWPHRHATDGFFAAVLERRAQ; encoded by the coding sequence ATGAAGCTGCACGGATTCCTGATCGGCCAGACCGAGACTTTGCTGGCCGAGGTGCTGAAGTTTGCCGGCCCCGCCGACGCGACGACGAGCCGGTTCTTCCGCGCGCACCCGAAGCTCGGGCATGCCGAGCGCGGCGTGATCGCCGAGGCCGTGTTCGCGGTGCTGCGCCGGAAGATGGAGTTTTCGCATCTTGCCGAGAGCGGCACGGGCACGCCCGCGCGGCGTCTCACGCTGCTCGGCCTGATGCAGACGGCCGGCCGCAATGCGCTGAGGCCGTTTTTGTCCGACACCGAGTCCGCGTGGCTCGAGCACGTGTCGAAGATCGATCCGGCGAGCCTGCCCGTGCGCGTGCGCACGAACCTGCCGGACTGGATCCACCAGGCGCTGTCGGCCCGTTTCGACGCCGAGGAGCTCGCGCAGCTCGCCGCCGCGCTGAACTACCCGGCGCCGCTCGACCTGCGCGCCAACGCGCAGAAGGCGACCCGTGACCAGGTGATCGACGCGCTGCGCGCGAACGGTATCGATGCGGGTGCGACGCCGTTCGCGCCGTTCGGCGTGCGGGTGGTCGGCAAGCCGGCGCTCACGCGCCTGAAGCTGTTCGAGGAAGGCCAGATCGAGGTGCAAGACGAGGGCAGCCAGTTGCTGTGCTCGCTGGTCGCGCCGCGCCGCGGCGAGATGATCGTCGATTTCTGCGCGGGCGCGGGCGGCAAGACGCTCGCGCTGGGCGCGATGATGCGCTCGACCGGGCGCCTCTATGCGTTCGACGTGTCGGAAAAGCGTCTCGCGAAGCTGAAGCCGCGCCTTGCGCGCAGCGGTCTGTCGAACGTGAACCCGGTGCTGATCGACAGCGAGCACGACGCGAAGATCAAGCGGCTCGCAGGCAAGATCGACCGCGTGCTGGTCGACGCGCCGTGCAGCGGCCTCGGTACGCTGCGCCGCAATCCGGACCTGAAGTGGCGCCAGTCGCGCACGGCGATCGACGAACTGACGCCGAAGCAGGCATCGATCCTTGCGAGCGCCGCGCGCCTCGTGAAGAAGGGCGGCCGGCTCGTCTACGCGACCTGCAGCGTGCTTGACGCCGAGAACGAGCGCATCGTCGAGCAGTTCCTGGCCGACCATCCCGAGTTCGTGCTGGTGCCCGCGCAGAAGGTGCTGGCCGACCAGCGCATCGAACTCGAGACGGGCGACTACCTGTCGTTGTGGCCGCACCGTCACGCGACCGACGGCTTCTTCGCCGCGGTGCTCGAGCGGCGCGCGCAGTAA